The genomic window AGCCGGAGCCGGGCCAGGCGTTGGCGACGCACCCGCCGAGGTCGACGGCCTGGGCCTGCATCACCGGAGCGGATCTTCCCGGCCCCGGACAGGTCTCGACAGGGTGACCGAGCCAGGTGCCGAGCTCGTGGTTGATGAGGTACGCACGGTAGGTGGCGGCGTCGGTGAACGCGGGAACGAGGTGGCGCCAGCGGTCGGCGTTGAGGACGAGCCGGTTGGCGCTCGCGCACGACCAGGTGCCCTGCGTGTCCTGGCCCGCGCAGAGCTCGTCCACGGTGTTGGGGGTGGCGAGGACCACGAGGAGGTCGGCGTCGTCCTGGTCCGCCACCTGCCGGAAGGCAACGCCGTCGATGACGCTCCACCCACGGGGGTCGGTGAGGACGGAGGTGGTGGCCCGGGCGACCTCGGCAGCGTCGAGGCCGGTCCCGTGCTCGACGGCGACGGCGACGGTGCGCTCTCCCCCGACCGGCGCCGGTGAAGGCGAGGGGACAGCGGCGCCCTGACCCTGATCCGCCTCGCCGGGCACGGGAGCGAACGTGAAGGTGCCGTCGCCGACGGCGTGGGAGCGGGTGATGCCGTCGGAGGCGGGGCTCGGGACGGGCGTGGGCACGGTCGGCGTGAGCTCGGCGGCCGGGGCGACGGCCTGCGTGGGCTCATGGGTCGGCGCGAGGGTGGCCCGGGCGGCGGCGCCCGGGGCGGATCCCGGCGCCGCAGAGGCGTCGTCGGCCGCGCAGCCGTGGAGGGCGGCGCTGAGGACGAGCAGGGCGGCGACGGCGACGCCCGCGCCGCGGACGAGCTTCCAGGGCTCCGCGAGGACGAGCTCACCCGAGCCGCCGGGGCGCCCGGGGCGAGCGGAGCGCACTGGACGCGCTGGGGGGACGTCGCGCCCGCCGCGGCGGCGGCCGGGGGCTGGGACGGCGCGGCCGGCGGCCCCGCGACGGGAGCGGGCTGCGGCAGGCTGGTGCGCTGCTCCTCGCCGGGACCTGTCGGTCCGC from Actinomyces radicidentis includes these protein-coding regions:
- a CDS encoding DUF3152 domain-containing protein, translated to MRSARPGRPGGSGELVLAEPWKLVRGAGVAVAALLVLSAALHGCAADDASAAPGSAPGAAARATLAPTHEPTQAVAPAAELTPTVPTPVPSPASDGITRSHAVGDGTFTFAPVPGEADQGQGAAVPSPSPAPVGGERTVAVAVEHGTGLDAAEVARATTSVLTDPRGWSVIDGVAFRQVADQDDADLLVVLATPNTVDELCAGQDTQGTWSCASANRLVLNADRWRHLVPAFTDAATYRAYLINHELGTWLGHPVETCPGPGRSAPVMQAQAVDLGGCVANAWPGSGS